A single region of the Rhizobium sp. NLR16a genome encodes:
- a CDS encoding NlpC/P60 family protein yields MTMLDRRLHAYRPDLAEAGLQGKVEASRFVEGAAARVALPVAALRPEPELARGIDTELLLGEEVTVFDRADGWCWVKAASDGYVGYLEAEALSQTGPAPTHIVTVPRTFLYPEPELRKPHQAILSMGSRVHVVGEAEVRGNHYVVLTDGTAIFARHVQPIGALEGADYVGIAARFLETPYLWGGRSGLGIDCSGLVQLAMLMTGRLAPRDTDMQAAGLGEPIDRSEIRRGDLVFWKGHVAIFEDSQTILHANGHSMTVARENFEAAVERIGSLYQRPTGYRRPFS; encoded by the coding sequence ATGACGATGCTCGACCGCCGCCTGCATGCCTATCGGCCGGATCTCGCGGAAGCGGGGCTCCAGGGCAAGGTGGAGGCGTCGCGCTTCGTCGAAGGCGCCGCAGCGCGCGTTGCCCTTCCCGTCGCCGCCCTGCGCCCTGAGCCGGAACTTGCCCGCGGCATCGATACGGAACTGCTCCTCGGCGAGGAGGTGACCGTTTTCGATCGCGCCGACGGCTGGTGCTGGGTAAAAGCTGCCTCCGACGGCTATGTCGGTTATCTCGAGGCAGAGGCGCTCTCCCAAACAGGGCCGGCGCCGACTCACATCGTCACCGTGCCGCGCACCTTCCTTTATCCGGAGCCGGAACTGCGCAAACCGCATCAGGCCATCTTGTCGATGGGAAGCCGCGTTCACGTCGTAGGCGAGGCGGAGGTGCGCGGCAATCACTATGTCGTGCTGACGGACGGCACGGCGATCTTCGCCAGGCACGTGCAGCCGATCGGCGCTCTCGAGGGTGCCGATTATGTCGGTATCGCCGCCCGTTTCCTCGAAACACCCTATCTTTGGGGCGGCCGATCCGGCCTTGGCATCGATTGCTCCGGCCTCGTCCAGCTGGCGATGCTGATGACCGGCAGACTGGCGCCGCGTGATACCGACATGCAGGCGGCCGGACTCGGCGAACCGATCGACCGCTCCGAAATTCGCCGCGGCGACCTGGTGTTCTGGAAGGGCCACGTCGCCATTTTCGAAGATTCCCAAACCATTCTCCACGCCAATGGCCACAGCATGACGGTGGCGCGGGAGAACTTCGAGGCGGCCGTCGAGCGCATCGGCTCGCTGTACCAACGGCCGACCGGCTATCGCCGCCCGTTTAGCTAA
- a CDS encoding CpaF family protein, with the protein MFGKRGNDGFGKAGGAIAPPPPAPAAAPVASSPAVLVEPQREPARQQVMSPPMQAPQRKRPVRTDEYYDTKQQVFSALIDTIDLSQLSKLDGESAREEIRDIVNDIITIKNFAMSISEQEELLEDICNDVLGYGPLEPLLARDDIADIMVNGAGQTFIEVGGKTIESEIRFRDNAQLLSICQRIVSQVGRRVDESSPICDARLPDGSRVNVIAPPLSIDGPALTIRKFKKDKLTLDQLVRFGAITPEGANVLQIIGRVRCNVIISGGTGSGKTTLLNCLTNYIDRDERVITCEDTAELQLQQPHVVRLETRPPNIEGEGEITMRDLVKNCLRMRPERIIVGEVRGPEVFDLLQAMNTGHDGSMGTIHANTPRECLSRIESMIAMGGFSLPAKTVREIISTSVDIIIQAARLRDGSRRITQITEVIGMEGDVIITQDLMRYEIEGEDAGGRLVGRHMSTGVGKPHFWDRARYFNEEKRLAAALDAMEAKSKE; encoded by the coding sequence ATGTTTGGAAAACGCGGAAACGATGGTTTCGGAAAGGCCGGAGGCGCGATTGCTCCTCCGCCGCCGGCCCCGGCCGCCGCCCCCGTGGCCTCTTCTCCTGCCGTCCTCGTCGAACCCCAGCGCGAACCCGCGCGCCAGCAGGTGATGTCGCCGCCGATGCAGGCGCCGCAGCGCAAGCGACCGGTTCGCACCGACGAATATTATGATACCAAGCAGCAGGTCTTTTCCGCGCTGATCGACACGATCGATCTCTCGCAGCTTTCCAAGCTCGATGGCGAAAGCGCGCGCGAGGAAATCCGCGACATCGTCAACGACATCATCACCATCAAGAACTTCGCGATGTCGATCTCCGAGCAGGAAGAACTGCTCGAGGATATCTGCAATGACGTTCTGGGCTACGGTCCGCTGGAGCCGTTGCTCGCGCGCGACGACATCGCCGACATCATGGTCAACGGCGCCGGCCAGACCTTCATCGAAGTCGGCGGCAAGACGATCGAATCGGAAATCCGCTTCCGTGACAATGCGCAGCTTCTCTCCATCTGCCAGCGCATTGTCAGCCAGGTCGGCCGCCGCGTCGATGAATCGAGCCCGATCTGCGACGCGCGCCTGCCCGATGGCTCGCGCGTCAACGTCATCGCGCCGCCGCTGTCGATTGACGGGCCGGCGCTGACCATCCGCAAGTTCAAGAAGGACAAGCTGACGCTCGACCAGCTCGTCCGTTTCGGCGCGATCACGCCGGAAGGCGCGAACGTGCTGCAGATTATCGGCCGCGTGCGCTGCAACGTCATCATCTCGGGCGGCACGGGCTCGGGCAAAACGACCCTGCTGAACTGCCTCACCAACTACATCGACCGGGACGAGCGCGTCATCACCTGCGAGGACACGGCCGAACTGCAGCTGCAGCAGCCGCATGTCGTGCGTCTCGAAACGCGCCCGCCGAATATCGAAGGCGAGGGCGAGATCACCATGCGCGACCTCGTCAAGAACTGCCTGCGCATGCGTCCAGAACGCATCATCGTCGGCGAAGTGCGCGGACCTGAAGTCTTCGACTTGCTGCAGGCCATGAACACCGGTCACGACGGCTCGATGGGCACGATCCATGCCAACACGCCGCGCGAATGCCTGAGCCGTATCGAATCGATGATCGCCATGGGCGGCTTCTCGCTGCCGGCAAAGACGGTCCGCGAGATTATCTCCACCTCCGTCGATATCATCATCCAGGCAGCGCGCCTGCGCGACGGTTCGCGCCGCATCACCCAGATCACCGAAGTGATCGGCATGGAAGGCGACGTCATCATCACCCAGGATCTGATGCGCTACGAGATCGAAGGCGAGGATGCTGGCGGCCGACTGGTCGGCCGGCACATGTCGACCGGCGTCGGCAAACCGCATTTCTGGGATCGGGCTCGTTACTTCAACGAGGAAAAGCGCCTGGCCGCCGCCCTCGACGCAATGGAAGCGAAATCGAAGGAATAG
- a CDS encoding type II secretion system F family protein, whose amino-acid sequence MFGFDPVVLAIVVLAAVSAAAVAYALLFSRIEADKKSASRINRVKSAEVDRAKVKAARDRVQEMSKRRKSVQDNLKDLEKRQNEKTKKTLSMKSRLVQAGLTVTLTQFYLFSAIFASVLLFMAFIIGASWLVMVGIAFVAGLGLPRWVIGFLIKRRQNKFLNEFPNALDVITRSIKSGLPLNDAIRLIATEGTEPVKSEFRRVIEAQQVGLSIPDACARMTLQMPLQEVNFFAIVIAIQSQAGGNLSEAIGNLSKVLRERRKMKAKVSALSMEAKASAVIIGALPFIVATLVYLTSPNYMIVLFTDPRGHFIMGASAVWMSIGILVMRNMVNFDI is encoded by the coding sequence ATGTTCGGATTCGATCCGGTAGTCCTGGCAATCGTCGTCCTCGCCGCTGTCTCCGCCGCGGCGGTCGCCTATGCCCTGCTGTTTTCCCGGATCGAGGCCGACAAGAAATCGGCAAGCCGCATCAACCGTGTCAAATCGGCCGAGGTCGACCGTGCCAAGGTCAAGGCTGCCCGCGACCGGGTGCAGGAGATGTCGAAGCGGCGCAAATCGGTGCAGGACAACCTGAAGGATCTGGAAAAGCGCCAGAACGAAAAGACCAAGAAGACCCTGTCGATGAAATCGCGGCTGGTGCAGGCCGGGCTGACGGTCACGCTGACGCAGTTCTATCTCTTCAGCGCCATTTTCGCTTCGGTGCTGCTGTTCATGGCCTTTATCATCGGCGCGTCGTGGCTGGTCATGGTCGGCATCGCTTTCGTCGCCGGACTCGGTCTGCCGCGTTGGGTCATTGGTTTCCTGATCAAGCGCCGCCAGAACAAGTTCCTCAACGAGTTCCCCAATGCGCTCGATGTCATCACCCGTTCGATCAAATCGGGATTGCCGCTCAACGATGCGATCCGCCTTATCGCCACCGAAGGCACCGAGCCGGTGAAGAGCGAATTCCGCCGGGTGATCGAAGCCCAGCAAGTTGGCCTCAGCATTCCCGACGCTTGCGCCCGCATGACACTCCAAATGCCGCTCCAGGAAGTTAACTTCTTCGCGATCGTCATCGCCATCCAGTCGCAGGCCGGCGGCAATCTCTCCGAAGCGATCGGCAACCTGTCAAAGGTGCTGCGCGAGCGCAGGAAGATGAAGGCCAAGGTCTCGGCGCTGTCGATGGAAGCCAAGGCGTCCGCCGTCATCATCGGTGCTCTGCCCTTTATCGTCGCGACCCTCGTTTACCTCACGTCGCCGAACTACATGATCGTCCTTTTCACCGATCCGCGCGGCCATTTCATCATGGGCGCCTCGGCGGTCTGGATGTCGATCGGCATCCTCGTCATGCGCAACATGGTCAATTTCGACATCTAG
- a CDS encoding MarR family winged helix-turn-helix transcriptional regulator, with the protein MPIELTASQALGLWHGVALDQVRHDDRDLTLRQMAILLHIYLVPPPHTVRGLAATLNVTKPVITRALDTMGEMGLVDRVRDDADRRNVIIKRTVGGALYLEKLGDLVRDQGRRLPI; encoded by the coding sequence GTGCCGATCGAACTGACCGCCTCGCAGGCGCTGGGGCTCTGGCATGGCGTGGCGCTCGATCAGGTTCGCCATGACGACCGCGATTTGACATTGCGCCAGATGGCGATCCTGCTGCATATTTACCTCGTGCCGCCGCCCCACACGGTGCGCGGGCTTGCCGCCACACTCAATGTCACCAAGCCGGTCATTACCCGCGCCTTGGATACGATGGGTGAGATGGGCCTGGTTGATCGCGTGCGCGACGATGCCGATCGCCGCAATGTGATCATCAAACGTACCGTCGGCGGTGCGCTTTACCTGGAAAAGCTCGGCGATCTCGTCCGGGATCAGGGCCGCCGGCTGCCGATCTGA
- a CDS encoding CpaE family protein: protein MSAIEYEIRNPSELRHAEEAVRMADLENMRPLPRISVHAFCESEPLQHVMERCANDRRMAKVSMRITSGGIAAAANMFAAAPTPNLIILETKANSGSLLDELAPLAAVCDPSTKVVIVGYYNDIGLYRELIRNGISEYMVQPVAMPDILTAMASIFVDPEAEPLGRSIAFIGSKGGTGASTIAHNCAFGISNLFSTETILADLDLPYGTANIDFDQDPAQGIAEAVFAPDRLDEVFLDRLLTKCSEHLSLLAAPSLLDRAYDFDGQAFQPVLDVLQRSAPVTVLDVPHAWSEWTRSVLASVDEVVITAVPDLANLRNTKNMLDALRKMRPNDKPPHLILNQVGMPKRPEISPSDFCEPLEVDPIAIIPFDINLFGNAANSGRMISEVDPKSPTAETFSQISHIVTGRVAIKKAKKGGLLGLLKRK, encoded by the coding sequence ATGAGCGCGATCGAATACGAAATCAGGAACCCCAGCGAACTTCGTCACGCCGAAGAGGCGGTGCGGATGGCGGATCTGGAAAATATGCGGCCATTGCCGCGCATCTCCGTTCACGCCTTCTGCGAGAGCGAGCCCCTGCAGCATGTGATGGAACGCTGCGCCAACGACCGGCGCATGGCGAAGGTGAGCATGCGCATCACCAGCGGCGGCATAGCCGCTGCCGCCAATATGTTCGCCGCAGCGCCGACGCCGAACCTGATCATCCTCGAGACCAAAGCCAATTCCGGAAGCCTGCTCGACGAACTTGCGCCGCTCGCCGCCGTCTGCGACCCCAGCACCAAGGTCGTGATCGTCGGCTACTACAATGATATCGGGCTTTATCGCGAACTCATCCGCAACGGCATTTCCGAATATATGGTTCAGCCGGTCGCCATGCCCGACATTCTGACGGCGATGGCCTCGATCTTCGTTGATCCGGAAGCCGAGCCGCTCGGGCGCAGCATCGCCTTCATCGGCTCGAAAGGCGGCACCGGCGCCTCGACCATCGCGCATAATTGCGCTTTCGGCATTTCCAATCTTTTCTCCACCGAGACGATCCTCGCCGATCTCGACCTGCCCTATGGCACAGCCAATATCGACTTCGATCAGGATCCGGCGCAAGGCATCGCCGAAGCGGTCTTTGCGCCCGATCGGCTCGACGAGGTCTTTCTCGACCGCTTGCTGACGAAATGCTCCGAGCACCTTTCCCTCCTTGCCGCACCCTCGCTGCTCGACCGCGCCTATGATTTCGATGGCCAGGCCTTCCAGCCGGTGCTCGATGTCCTGCAGCGCAGTGCGCCCGTCACCGTGCTAGACGTCCCGCATGCCTGGTCGGAATGGACGCGCTCGGTTCTGGCGAGCGTCGACGAGGTGGTCATCACGGCGGTTCCCGACCTTGCCAACCTGCGCAACACCAAAAACATGCTGGACGCGCTGCGCAAGATGCGGCCGAATGACAAGCCGCCGCATCTGATCCTCAATCAGGTCGGCATGCCGAAACGCCCGGAGATATCGCCGTCGGATTTCTGTGAGCCGCTGGAGGTCGATCCGATCGCGATCATTCCCTTTGACATCAACCTCTTCGGCAACGCCGCCAACAGCGGCCGGATGATCTCGGAAGTCGATCCGAAGTCGCCGACGGCCGAAACCTTTTCGCAGATATCGCACATCGTCACCGGCCGGGTCGCCATCAAGAAGGCGAAGAAGGGCGGCCTGCTCGGCCTCCTGAAGCGGAAGTAG
- a CDS encoding CpaD family pilus assembly lipoprotein, producing the protein MSGARSAAMAQNRDQAMAQMNATTHRLGCSRALFTAAVMSLAILSGCAGPHDQLTTGGIPDDYRARHPIIVTEAEQTVDIPVASTDRRLTIAQRDLIRGFAANYISRASGPVYVLSPEGSPNSAAAHQLRNQVRAELTTRGIASSKIINTSYAAAGAGDAAPIRLSFTGTTAITTQCGQWPKDISNDLANQNYYNFGCASQNNLAAQIANPEDLVAPRGMTPIDAQRRNNAIQEYRTTTTTIEDVAGSDSSF; encoded by the coding sequence ATGAGCGGGGCACGATCGGCAGCAATGGCACAGAACAGAGATCAGGCGATGGCCCAGATGAATGCGACGACACACCGCCTCGGTTGCTCCAGGGCGCTTTTTACCGCGGCGGTCATGTCGCTGGCGATCCTGTCCGGATGCGCCGGTCCGCATGACCAGCTGACGACAGGCGGGATTCCTGACGACTACCGCGCCCGCCATCCGATCATCGTCACGGAGGCGGAGCAGACGGTGGATATACCCGTCGCCTCGACCGACCGCCGCCTGACCATCGCCCAGCGTGATCTCATCCGCGGCTTTGCCGCCAACTACATTTCACGCGCCTCGGGGCCGGTTTATGTCCTGTCGCCGGAAGGTTCGCCCAATTCCGCAGCCGCACATCAGCTGCGCAACCAAGTTCGTGCCGAGCTGACGACAAGAGGGATCGCAAGTTCGAAAATCATCAATACCTCCTATGCCGCTGCCGGCGCCGGCGATGCCGCGCCGATCCGGCTGAGCTTTACCGGCACGACCGCGATCACCACGCAATGCGGCCAGTGGCCGAAGGATATCTCGAACGATCTCGCCAACCAGAACTATTATAATTTTGGCTGCGCCTCGCAGAACAACCTCGCTGCCCAGATCGCTAATCCGGAGGACCTGGTGGCGCCCCGCGGCATGACCCCGATCGATGCACAGCGGCGCAACAACGCAATACAGGAATACCGGACGACGACAACGACGATCGAGGATGTTGCCGGCAGCGACAGCAGCTTCTGA
- a CDS encoding M17 family metallopeptidase, which produces MAPYQFIERPTPFNTKGGLTLPIFAVTPAHIETGTIDPIALDWARKAGYKAESGSLLLIPTADGHLGGALFGLGTNPSEQPYITGRLARALPAGEWHIETAPLTANRLALGFGLGSYRFDRYKSEKSPAATLMIPRDADGADIKRQLAGVFLARDLINTPTNDMGPDQLEAAFRALAGHYKAELSVITGDELLTQNFPLVHTVGRASADAPRLLELRWGKKGHRKVTLVGKGVCFDTGGLDIKPAASMLLMKKDMGGAANVMGLALMIMDAKLKVDLRVIIPVVENAISSNAFRPGDIYRSRKGLTVQIDNTDAEGRLILADALAYADEEEPELLIDMATLTGAARVALGPDLPPFFTDDANLAHDLTEASLETDDPIWRLPLYAGYEKDVRAKFADLTNAPAGGMAGSITAALFLKRFVSKSKSWAHFDIYGWAPSERPHSPGGGEAQAIRALFHHIRTSLR; this is translated from the coding sequence ATGGCCCCCTATCAGTTCATCGAAAGACCGACTCCTTTCAACACGAAGGGCGGCTTGACGCTGCCGATCTTTGCCGTCACCCCTGCCCATATCGAGACCGGCACGATCGATCCGATCGCGCTCGATTGGGCGCGCAAGGCGGGCTACAAGGCCGAAAGCGGCTCGCTCCTGCTGATCCCGACGGCCGATGGCCATCTCGGCGGCGCGCTTTTCGGCCTGGGCACCAACCCGTCGGAACAGCCCTACATCACCGGCAGGCTGGCCCGTGCGCTGCCCGCCGGCGAATGGCACATCGAGACCGCGCCGCTGACGGCAAACCGGCTGGCCCTTGGCTTCGGGCTCGGCAGCTACCGTTTCGATCGCTACAAATCGGAAAAATCGCCGGCAGCGACCTTGATGATCCCCCGCGATGCCGACGGCGCCGATATCAAGCGCCAGCTCGCCGGCGTCTTTCTTGCTCGCGACCTCATCAATACGCCGACGAACGATATGGGGCCGGACCAGCTCGAGGCCGCTTTCCGTGCCCTGGCCGGACATTACAAGGCGGAACTGTCGGTCATCACGGGCGATGAACTGCTCACCCAGAATTTCCCGCTGGTTCACACCGTGGGCCGCGCCAGCGCCGACGCGCCGCGCCTTCTTGAGCTGCGCTGGGGCAAAAAGGGTCATCGCAAGGTGACGCTCGTCGGCAAGGGCGTCTGCTTCGATACCGGCGGTCTCGATATCAAGCCTGCCGCCTCGATGCTGCTGATGAAGAAGGACATGGGCGGCGCCGCGAATGTCATGGGACTCGCCCTGATGATCATGGACGCCAAGCTGAAGGTCGATCTGCGCGTCATTATCCCGGTCGTCGAAAACGCCATCTCCTCCAATGCCTTTCGCCCCGGCGACATTTACCGAAGCCGAAAGGGCCTGACCGTTCAGATCGACAATACCGACGCCGAAGGCCGTTTGATCCTGGCCGACGCGCTGGCCTATGCCGACGAGGAAGAGCCCGAACTCTTGATCGACATGGCGACGCTGACAGGGGCTGCCCGCGTTGCCCTCGGTCCGGATCTTCCGCCCTTCTTCACCGATGATGCCAATCTGGCCCATGACCTGACCGAAGCAAGCCTGGAGACGGACGATCCGATCTGGCGTCTGCCGCTCTATGCCGGCTATGAAAAGGATGTCCGCGCCAAATTCGCCGACCTGACCAATGCCCCGGCCGGCGGCATGGCGGGATCGATCACCGCCGCGCTTTTCCTAAAGCGTTTCGTCAGCAAGTCCAAGAGCTGGGCACATTTCGACATTTACGGCTGGGCTCCGTCCGAACGGCCACATTCGCCGGGCGGCGGCGAAGCACAGGCAATCCGCGCGCTCTTCCATCATATCCGCACCAGCCTGCGCTGA
- a CDS encoding type II secretion system F family protein, which produces MSQDLAATLTNPSMLIAVFVAIAVFATFYTIAIPFFERGDLNKRMKAVSTEREQIRARERARLNMEPGAGKASLRNQNNRSVRQIVERFNLRKALVDENTVNKLRAAGFRSENALNTFLVARFLLPFLFLALAAFWVFGLGGLAGRGMPMRMLAVIGIAYLGFYAPNIYISNRMSKRQHSIKRAWPDALDLMLICVESGVSMEAAMRRVSEELGEQSPPLAEEMVLTTAELSFLPDRRVALDNLAARTQLELVRSVTQALIQADRYGTPVAQALRVLAQEGRDERMNEAEKKAAALPPKLTVPMILFFLPVLIAVILGPAGIQVADRF; this is translated from the coding sequence ATGTCGCAGGATCTTGCCGCAACGCTGACCAATCCGAGCATGCTGATCGCTGTTTTCGTCGCGATCGCCGTCTTCGCGACTTTTTACACGATCGCCATCCCCTTCTTCGAGCGCGGCGATCTCAACAAGCGCATGAAAGCTGTCTCGACCGAGCGCGAGCAGATCCGCGCCCGCGAACGCGCCCGCTTGAACATGGAACCGGGCGCCGGCAAGGCTTCGCTCAGGAACCAGAACAACCGCTCGGTCCGCCAGATCGTCGAACGTTTCAACCTGCGCAAGGCGCTCGTCGACGAAAACACGGTCAACAAGCTGCGCGCCGCCGGTTTTCGCTCGGAAAATGCGCTGAATACCTTTCTGGTCGCGCGCTTCCTGCTGCCATTTCTCTTCCTCGCACTTGCCGCCTTCTGGGTCTTCGGTCTCGGCGGCCTTGCTGGTCGCGGCATGCCCATGCGTATGCTCGCCGTCATCGGCATCGCCTATCTCGGCTTTTATGCGCCGAATATCTATATCTCCAACCGCATGAGCAAGCGTCAGCACTCGATAAAGCGCGCCTGGCCGGATGCGCTGGATCTGATGCTGATCTGCGTCGAATCCGGCGTCTCGATGGAGGCGGCGATGCGTCGCGTGTCGGAGGAGCTCGGCGAGCAGTCGCCGCCGCTTGCCGAAGAGATGGTGTTGACCACCGCCGAACTCTCCTTCCTGCCGGATCGCCGCGTGGCGCTCGATAATCTCGCCGCACGTACGCAGCTCGAGCTGGTGCGTTCGGTGACCCAGGCGCTGATCCAGGCGGACCGCTACGGCACGCCGGTTGCACAGGCCCTGCGCGTTCTGGCCCAGGAAGGACGCGACGAGCGGATGAACGAAGCGGAAAAGAAGGCGGCCGCCCTGCCGCCGAAACTGACGGTGCCGATGATCCTGTTTTTCCTGCCGGTGCTGATCGCCGTCATTCTCGGCCCGGCCGGCATCCAGGTGGCGGATAGATTCTGA
- a CDS encoding tetratricopeptide repeat protein, with protein MPASRITISLNRILQGAAASLIILALAGCSTTAKDRMTTGSVPKLTKPVEEMDSTELRSATDRIGQAYEKNPRDPVNGVNYANLLRMSGRDAQALAVMQQVAIANPGDRNVLAAYGKAQAAAGQFQQALDTIGRAQTPDRPDWRLISAEGAILDQMGRASEARQRYRDALDIQPNEPSILSNLGMSYVLTGDLRTAETYLRSAAGQPTADSRVRQNLALVVGLQGRFAEAEQIARRELSPQQADANVAYLRGMLSQQNSWQKLAAKDKTPGAADGSNTN; from the coding sequence ATGCCTGCCTCGCGCATCACCATTTCCCTAAATCGCATCCTGCAGGGCGCAGCAGCATCGCTGATCATCCTCGCGCTTGCCGGCTGCTCGACGACGGCCAAGGACCGGATGACGACAGGCTCGGTGCCGAAGCTTACCAAACCGGTCGAGGAGATGGATTCGACCGAACTGCGCTCGGCGACGGACCGAATCGGCCAGGCCTATGAGAAGAACCCGCGCGATCCCGTCAACGGCGTCAACTACGCCAACCTGCTGCGCATGAGCGGCCGCGACGCTCAGGCGCTCGCCGTCATGCAGCAGGTGGCGATCGCTAACCCGGGCGACCGCAACGTGCTGGCCGCCTATGGCAAGGCGCAGGCGGCGGCTGGGCAGTTCCAGCAGGCGCTCGACACGATCGGCCGCGCCCAGACACCGGATCGCCCCGACTGGAGGCTGATCTCGGCCGAAGGCGCAATCCTCGACCAGATGGGCCGGGCAAGCGAGGCCCGGCAGCGCTACCGCGACGCACTCGACATTCAGCCGAACGAACCTTCCATCCTGTCCAACCTCGGCATGTCCTACGTGCTGACCGGCGATCTGCGCACGGCCGAAACCTATCTGCGCTCCGCCGCCGGCCAGCCGACCGCCGACAGCCGCGTCCGGCAGAATCTTGCCCTCGTCGTCGGCCTGCAAGGGCGTTTTGCGGAAGCGGAACAGATCGCGCGGCGGGAGCTTTCACCGCAGCAGGCCGATGCCAATGTCGCCTATCTCAGGGGCATGCTCTCGCAACAGAATTCCTGGCAGAAGCTCGCCGCCAAGGACAAGACGCCGGGCGCAGCCGATGGCAGCAACACCAACTGA
- a CDS encoding LysE family translocator gives MSSAGIFISIMAALAVGAMSPGPSFVVVSRIAISRSRLDGLAAAFGMGAGGVVFAGLALAGLTALLSQFEWLYVLLKVAGGAYLLYIAVNIWRGAAKPIELSDAVHGHRAPMRSFMTALLTQLSNPKTIIVYASLFAALLPRTVPLDLLVALPVGVFAVEAGWYSIVALAFSARHPRRLYLHAKGWIDRAASAVMGGLGLRLILSGLSVR, from the coding sequence ATGTCTTCCGCAGGCATTTTCATCAGCATCATGGCAGCCTTGGCCGTCGGCGCGATGAGCCCCGGCCCGAGCTTCGTCGTCGTCTCCAGGATTGCCATCTCGCGTTCGCGGCTGGATGGACTTGCGGCGGCATTCGGCATGGGCGCCGGCGGCGTCGTTTTCGCCGGCCTGGCGCTCGCCGGTCTGACGGCGTTGCTGTCGCAATTCGAATGGCTTTATGTGCTGCTCAAGGTGGCGGGCGGGGCTTATCTCCTCTACATCGCCGTCAATATCTGGAGAGGCGCCGCAAAGCCGATCGAGCTTTCCGATGCCGTCCATGGCCATCGTGCGCCCATGCGCAGCTTCATGACCGCATTGCTGACGCAGCTCAGCAACCCGAAGACCATCATCGTCTACGCCAGCCTCTTTGCGGCGCTTCTGCCGAGGACGGTGCCGCTCGATCTCCTCGTCGCGCTGCCGGTCGGCGTGTTCGCGGTGGAGGCGGGGTGGTATTCGATCGTGGCGCTCGCCTTTTCGGCCCGCCACCCGCGGCGGCTCTATCTCCATGCCAAGGGCTGGATCGACCGCGCCGCCAGTGCGGTGATGGGCGGCCTTGGTCTGCGGCTCATTCTTTCGGGCCTCAGCGTCAGGTAG